The genomic region TAACATGACTTTTTACGAAGTTTCATATAATTAGGTCTGTAAAGATCTGCGACGATTAGGTATGACTGAAGGATACCTAGATATGTATTAATTTatagaattattaaaattttgatgtattttaggTGAAATTACCTATATCTATGTTTTAAGTACATATCAATAAACTTATACTAATCCATTCTTACCGCGTATGCGTAGAAAGCAAGAGGTTATGCAATCGACTTGTGCTTGTATTCAGTTTGGTTATAATCCTTGGGGCTGTGCAGACATGCAAGTTTCGTTAGTTTTCTTTCTTCTAGTTCCTTTTCTAAACAGTCAGACGGTTACTTTgggcagtgttgccaatcgcatttgtCTAGATAATATTTCTTCAAACAAGGCATAATAACGTTtaaccataaaatatttacaggaaaGGAAATAGCTACAAATAaccataagtttatttttgttattagtctGTTGTAGTAGATTGGTGGTTACACTGAAACATATAGGCAAATATCTGATTATTTTTACTAATTACAACTCTCAAACAGATCCGCAAATCGGATTATTATACGCCGCTTGGCAACATTGACTTTGGGCGGTGTTATGGGCTGTGGCCCTCTGAAAAGGAGACAGATAGTTGAACGATATTTTATACAATGTGTATTAACCTGGTATGGATATCTGTGTGTCGAAGTTTTATATTGGTCCACTATTTTAAATGCAGTTCAACTCAATGCAATATTCCGAAATTTTCTCGTTtattctgtattttaattatggaCGCACTAAAGAGGGAGATTGGTACATGCAAATCATCATTTGAACGAAATGTAAACTGGATAAGCAATTTTCTCGAAAGTCAAACTGATACATTTGAACTTAGTCACAGAAGAACgcacttaattaatgcatttaataattaTAATGATATTTGTAATAAGATAGACACTCACAAAAATGCTGATATGCACACAGAAAATAGAGAAGAAGTTGAAAATAAACACTTCTCTGCTATGTCTCGAATTGACGGTAAATTGGCGCAATTCTCGAAAGTTAATTCTTCTCCTTCGGTACCTTCTCAGTACCAACACGGTAATCATGCTAACTTCAACGTACGCTTACCACCTGTTTCTGTTCCTATATATCATGGCGAGCCCAGTAAATGGGTCTCATTTTACCAATTGTTTTCCTCCATTATAAAGGATAATCAAACACTCACCAAAGCTCAAAAGCTAATTTATTTGAAATCTTCCCTCCGCGGAGAACCCTT from Diabrotica virgifera virgifera chromosome 3, PGI_DIABVI_V3a harbors:
- the LOC126882616 gene encoding uncharacterized protein LOC126882616 gives rise to the protein MDALKREIGTCKSSFERNVNWISNFLESQTDTFELSHRRTHLINAFNNYNDICNKIDTHKNADMHTENREEVENKHFSAMSRIDGKLAQFSKVNSSPSVPSQYQHGNHANFNVRLPPVSVPIYHGEPSKWVSFYQLFSSIIKDNQTLTKAQKLIYLKSSLRGEPLNLIDSLDVTNENFDLAIDILERKYDNCLAIINSHINLIIDFPTLTRSNYRSLVILQTI